Proteins encoded together in one Micromonospora auratinigra window:
- a CDS encoding helicase-associated domain-containing protein, with product MTTSLADQLRTLPDESLAALLQLRPDLVVPVPADVSALAIRAQSRVSVARALDGLDQFTLLILDAARLTRDPQQGGTSTEAVLAMATAGPHPPAPTAVRAAVDRLRALFLLYGPEHDLHVVGGVDEVSAYPAGLGRPAAELDPRTAALCADPAKLRRTLLSAPPSARAILERLAAGPPVGSVPPGALQAPATGAEDELPPDLVNGGAPTGSPIRWLVEHRLLVRMSGGKGGAGTVELPREVGLLLRRDSGPLGPLRTSPPVVAAPPREVKSVDSAGAGQTMELVRHTEALLESLSEEPAPVLRSGGVGVRDLRRLARNLGLDDGTAALVFEVAYAAGLVGELDLTGSSHARYGGDQQVLPTGGYEVWRAASLAQRWEQLARAWLTMTRQVGLVGQRDDRDRPISVLSAEAERAGAPAARRAVLAVLADLAPATAPTPDEVLELLDWRAPRRARGREAAHREVLAEAAQLGVTGLGALTSYGRLLLAEVTEADERADDPLGLHSDAESGEPSTAVRALDALLPAPVDHFLVQADLSVVVPGPPDPALAAELEVVAEHESAGGASVHRVTTASVRRALDAGYSADDLHSLFRRRSRTPVPQGLSYLVDDVARKHGGLRVGSAGGYVRSDDEALLTEVQSDKRLEALAFRRLAPTVLVTPYQVQRMLTALRDAGYAPVPEDATGSAVLARPKTRRAPARGPAAGRSLDPLATPRLPLPRLLGVVEQIRRGDAAARAARRAPAVVRGSATGGGPAPAHTHNDALAVLQQAVRDKALVWVGYVDAHGATASRLVRPVSIGAGYLRAEDERTEMLHTFALHRITAAVLED from the coding sequence ATGACCACCTCACTCGCCGATCAGCTGCGGACGCTCCCCGACGAGTCCCTGGCCGCGCTCCTCCAGTTGCGGCCGGACCTCGTCGTGCCGGTGCCGGCCGACGTCTCCGCGCTCGCCATCCGCGCCCAGTCCCGGGTCTCGGTGGCCCGCGCCCTCGACGGGCTGGACCAGTTCACCCTGCTGATCCTGGACGCCGCCCGGCTCACCCGGGACCCGCAGCAGGGCGGCACCAGCACCGAGGCCGTCCTGGCGATGGCCACCGCCGGCCCGCACCCGCCCGCCCCGACCGCCGTCCGCGCCGCCGTCGACCGGCTCCGTGCGCTGTTCCTGCTGTACGGCCCCGAGCACGACCTGCACGTGGTGGGTGGCGTCGACGAGGTGTCCGCGTACCCGGCGGGGCTGGGGCGACCGGCGGCGGAGCTGGACCCGCGCACGGCGGCCCTCTGCGCGGACCCGGCGAAGCTGCGCCGCACGCTGCTCTCCGCGCCGCCCTCGGCCCGCGCGATCCTGGAGCGGCTCGCCGCCGGACCGCCGGTCGGCAGCGTGCCCCCGGGCGCGCTCCAGGCCCCCGCCACCGGAGCGGAGGACGAACTCCCGCCGGACCTGGTCAACGGGGGCGCGCCCACCGGGTCCCCGATCCGTTGGCTGGTCGAGCACCGGCTGCTGGTGCGGATGTCCGGCGGGAAGGGCGGCGCGGGCACGGTGGAACTGCCCCGCGAGGTGGGGCTGCTGCTGCGCCGGGACAGCGGCCCGCTCGGCCCGCTGCGGACCAGCCCACCGGTGGTGGCAGCGCCGCCCCGGGAGGTGAAGTCGGTCGACTCGGCCGGGGCCGGGCAGACGATGGAGCTGGTCCGGCACACCGAGGCGCTGCTGGAGAGCCTGAGCGAGGAGCCGGCCCCGGTGCTGCGTTCCGGCGGGGTGGGCGTACGCGACCTGCGCCGGCTGGCCCGCAACCTCGGCCTGGACGACGGCACCGCCGCGCTGGTCTTCGAGGTGGCGTACGCGGCCGGACTCGTCGGCGAGCTGGACCTGACCGGGTCCAGCCACGCCCGGTACGGCGGTGACCAGCAGGTCCTGCCCACCGGCGGGTACGAGGTGTGGCGGGCCGCCTCGCTCGCCCAGCGCTGGGAGCAGCTGGCCCGGGCCTGGCTGACGATGACCCGCCAGGTGGGCCTGGTCGGGCAGCGCGACGACCGGGACCGGCCGATCTCGGTGCTCTCGGCCGAGGCGGAACGGGCCGGCGCGCCGGCCGCCCGCCGCGCGGTGCTCGCCGTGCTGGCCGACCTGGCCCCGGCGACCGCCCCCACCCCGGACGAGGTGCTGGAGCTGCTCGACTGGCGGGCGCCCCGGCGGGCCCGGGGCCGGGAGGCCGCGCACCGCGAGGTGCTCGCCGAGGCGGCGCAGCTCGGGGTGACCGGGCTGGGCGCGCTCACCTCGTACGGGCGGCTGCTGCTGGCCGAGGTGACCGAGGCCGACGAGCGGGCCGACGACCCGCTCGGGTTGCACTCCGACGCCGAGTCGGGCGAGCCGTCCACCGCCGTCCGGGCGCTGGACGCGCTGCTGCCCGCCCCGGTCGACCATTTCCTGGTGCAGGCCGACCTGAGCGTGGTGGTGCCCGGGCCGCCCGACCCGGCGCTCGCCGCCGAGCTGGAGGTGGTGGCGGAGCACGAGTCGGCCGGTGGGGCGAGCGTGCACCGGGTCACCACGGCGAGCGTGCGGCGCGCCCTGGACGCCGGCTACTCGGCCGACGACCTGCACAGCCTGTTCCGCCGCCGGTCCCGCACCCCGGTGCCGCAGGGGCTGTCGTACCTGGTGGACGACGTGGCACGCAAGCACGGCGGGCTGCGGGTCGGCTCGGCCGGCGGGTACGTGCGCAGCGACGACGAGGCGCTGCTGACCGAGGTGCAGTCGGACAAGCGGCTGGAGGCGCTGGCGTTCCGCCGGCTCGCCCCGACGGTGCTGGTCACCCCGTACCAGGTGCAGCGGATGCTGACCGCGCTGCGCGACGCCGGCTACGCGCCCGTACCCGAGGATGCCACCGGCTCGGCGGTGCTGGCCCGGCCGAAGACCCGCCGGGCCCCCGCCCGGGGGCCGGCGGCCGGCCGCAGCCTGGACCCGCTGGCGACGCCGAGGCTGCCGCTGCCCCGGCTGCTCGGGGTGGTGGAGCAGATCCGGCGCGGCGACGCGGCGGCCCGGGCGGCCCGGCGGGCCCCGGCGGTGGTCCGGGGCAGCGCGACGGGCGGCGGTCCGGCGCCCGCGCACACCCACAACGACGCCCTCGCGGTGCTCCAGCAGGCGGTGCGGGACAAGGCGCTGGTCTGGGTCGGCTACGTCGACGCGCACGGGGCGACCGCGTCCCGGCTGGTCCGGCCGGTGTCGATCGGCGCGGGCTACCTGCGGGCCGAGGACGAACGCACCGAGATGCTGCACACCTTCGCCCTGCACCGGATCACCGCCGCGGTGCTGGAGGACTGA
- a CDS encoding HAD family hydrolase — translation MPPLMVGFDFDMTLVDSRPGIAACFRALTERTGVPVDADLAVSRLGPPLRTELAYWFPPEQLEDAVTLYRELYPAYAITPAVPMPGAAAALAAVHERGGRVMVVTAKLGRLAKLHLDHLGLAVDELAGDLFAEQKATALREHGATLYVGDHVADMAAARAAGIPGVAVATGPCSADELREAGARSVLDDLTRFPAALDQIIRIALTG, via the coding sequence ATGCCCCCGCTGATGGTCGGCTTCGACTTCGACATGACCCTGGTGGACTCGCGTCCCGGCATCGCCGCCTGCTTCCGCGCGCTGACCGAGCGGACGGGCGTGCCGGTCGACGCCGACCTGGCGGTGTCCCGGCTCGGGCCGCCGCTGCGCACCGAGCTGGCGTACTGGTTCCCGCCGGAGCAACTCGAGGACGCGGTGACGCTCTACCGCGAGCTCTACCCGGCGTACGCGATCACCCCGGCGGTCCCGATGCCGGGCGCGGCGGCGGCCCTGGCCGCGGTGCACGAGCGCGGCGGCCGGGTCATGGTGGTCACCGCGAAGCTGGGCCGGCTGGCCAAGCTGCACCTGGACCACCTGGGGCTGGCGGTCGACGAGCTGGCCGGCGACCTCTTCGCCGAGCAGAAGGCGACCGCCCTGCGGGAGCACGGCGCGACCCTCTACGTGGGCGATCACGTGGCCGACATGGCGGCGGCCCGCGCGGCGGGAATCCCAGGCGTGGCAGTGGCGACCGGACCGTGCTCGGCCGACGAGCTGCGCGAGGCCGGGGCCCGATCGGTGCTCGACGATCTCACCCGATTCCCGGCGGCGCTCGACCAGATCATCCGGATAGCCTTGACGGGGTAG
- a CDS encoding cold-shock protein, giving the protein MPTGRVKWYDAAKGYGFVTSDEGGDVFLPKAALPAGVTDLKGGQRVDFSVVDSRRGAQAMGVKLLEAPPSVAELRRRPAEELHGLVEDMIKVLEAKVQPDLRRGRFPDKKTAQKIAQLVHAVARELEV; this is encoded by the coding sequence GTGCCGACGGGTCGAGTGAAGTGGTATGACGCGGCCAAGGGATACGGGTTCGTCACCAGCGACGAGGGTGGCGACGTGTTCCTGCCCAAGGCGGCGCTACCGGCGGGTGTCACCGACCTGAAGGGCGGCCAGCGGGTCGATTTCAGTGTGGTCGACAGCCGGCGGGGCGCTCAGGCGATGGGCGTGAAGCTGCTGGAGGCGCCGCCGTCCGTGGCGGAGCTGCGCCGGCGGCCGGCCGAGGAGCTGCACGGCCTGGTCGAGGACATGATCAAGGTACTGGAGGCGAAGGTGCAGCCGGACCTGCGCCGGGGCCGCTTCCCCGACAAGAAGACCGCGCAGAAGATCGCTCAGCTGGTCCACGCGGTCGCGCGCGAGCTGGAGGTCTGA
- a CDS encoding 1,4-dihydroxy-6-naphthoate synthase, whose amino-acid sequence MALSLAISPCPNDTFVFDALVHGRVPGAPPVEVTYADVDVTNTAAERGAFDLVKVSYAALPWLLDDYDLLPCGGALGRGCGPLVLTRGDRADLTGATVAVPGERTTAYLLFRLWAAGQTPERIEVVPFHEIMPGVAAGRYDAGLVIHEARFTYPRHGLTALVDLGEWWEGDTGLPIPLGAILARKGAVDPVEAAAWVRESVRQAWADPEASREYVLRHAQEMEPDVVDRHIALYVNEFTADLGEAGFAAVEALLGRAADAGLVPQTSSSRATAWTS is encoded by the coding sequence GTGGCGCTCTCCCTGGCGATTTCTCCCTGCCCCAACGACACCTTCGTCTTCGACGCCCTCGTGCACGGGCGGGTGCCGGGGGCACCGCCGGTCGAGGTGACCTACGCGGACGTGGACGTGACCAACACGGCGGCCGAGCGGGGGGCGTTCGACCTGGTCAAGGTGAGCTACGCGGCGCTGCCGTGGCTGCTCGACGACTACGACCTGCTGCCCTGCGGCGGGGCACTGGGGCGCGGCTGCGGGCCGCTGGTGCTGACCAGGGGCGACCGGGCCGACCTGACCGGCGCCACGGTGGCGGTACCGGGTGAGCGGACCACCGCGTACCTGCTGTTCCGGCTCTGGGCCGCGGGGCAGACGCCGGAGCGGATCGAGGTGGTGCCGTTCCACGAGATCATGCCCGGCGTGGCGGCCGGCCGGTACGACGCCGGGCTGGTGATCCACGAGGCGCGCTTCACCTACCCGCGGCACGGGCTGACCGCCCTGGTCGACCTGGGCGAGTGGTGGGAGGGCGACACCGGGCTGCCGATCCCGCTCGGCGCGATCCTGGCCCGCAAGGGCGCGGTGGACCCGGTCGAGGCGGCCGCCTGGGTCCGCGAGTCGGTACGCCAGGCGTGGGCCGACCCGGAGGCCAGCCGGGAGTACGTGCTGCGCCACGCGCAGGAGATGGAGCCCGACGTGGTGGACCGGCACATCGCCCTCTACGTCAACGAGTTCACCGCCGACCTGGGAGAGGCCGGGTTCGCCGCCGTGGAGGCGCTGCTGGGCCGGGCCGCCGACGCCGGGCTCGTCCCTCAGACCTCCAGCTCGCGCGCGACCGCGTGGACCAGCTGA